The genomic stretch GTGAGGGGGCGGTGACGTGCCCCTGAATCCCATGAAGGCTGCGTGCGCCGCGCCTGAGCGGACATCCGGCGCGCCCTTGAGCGTGCCCCCAGGGAACGCGCAGCTTCGCCCCGCAAGGTGGGGAGCAGGAACAGCCCAGAGCGGTCGTTCACTTCTCCCCGCCCGGCCCACCGTGGCCGCGCGACCCTGAAAGAGGTGCTCCATGCGTCAAGAGAATGCCCCCCGTCCCGCCCTGCGCCGCCCCCTGCTGGGCCTGCTCACGCTGAGCCTGCTGGCCGCCCCTGCGGCGCTGGCCCAGACCGCCGACCCGGTCATGCCGCCCGCCCCGGCACCCGTCACCACCGAGCCCACGGCGCCGGCCCCCGCGCCGACCACGCCGGCTGAAACGGCCCCCACCGACGCGGCCCCGACCGAGACCGCCCCCACGGACGCGGCGCCTGCTGATGCGGCCCCGACGGACGCCGCGCCAGACACCGCAGCGCCGACCGAAGCAGCGCCGGCCGACGCCGCCCCGGCCGGTGACGCCCAGCCCAGCAGCCTGCCGGCCGCAGGCAGCGTGACTGTCCCCAAACTGGACGGCGAGGAGGTCCTGAAGACCGTCCCCACCGTGCTGGGCGAGGCCCTGATCTACAGGGGTGACGCCGAGGACGCCCTGGCCCGCACCGCGCAGGCCCTGGTCGCCGAGGGGTATCAGGCCGCCGAGGGTGCCGCCCCCACCGCCGACGCGGCGGGCGTGACCACCCTGACCCTGACGAAGGATGACCAGCAGTTCCAGCTGACACAGAGGAGCAGCATGGGCCTGACGGTCGTGGCGCTGGCCCGCCTGCCCGAGAGCGAGAGCACCCCGGCCGCCCCCGCCGCCGAGACGCCCGCACCCGACCGTGCGCCCGCCACCGACGCGGCCCCAGCAGACACAGCGCCCAGCGAGGCGCCAGCGGAGGCAGCTCCGGCTGAATCCGCCCCGGCAGACGCGGCACCGACTGAACCCGCGCCCAGCGAACCGGCCCCCGGTGCGCCTGCCCCGACCGAGCCCGTGACCCCAGCTCCCGTCACGCCGCCCAGCCAGCCCTGAGCGCAGCGCCTCTCCGTGCAGCGCCCCTCCAGGTGCGAAGCCGCCCCCCCCTCGGGGCGGTTTTTTCATGTCTGCACCCGCAACCTCCGGGCGGGACCGAGAGGAGCGTGGGCGCATCCGGATCGGCCGCAGGTGGGGTCCGGACCGTCCTGAACAGAACGTGGGCACCGTGCGCCCCCACCGACCTCGACATCAGACGGGATGAAATTGACTTGCTTCCGACTGGAACACGTTCCGTTGTCCCCTCTCCCCCTGTGGGACTCGGAGAGCTGCGCAGCAGAGAGGGAGGGAAGCGCGACAGGGCGGAAGGGCGAGGGGGGCCACCGGGCGACTCCGAATGATGTGGAATCACTCGAATCCCGTATCAGACGGGCGAGGACGAGGGGGGTGCTATGGTCGCAGCGGTGTTCAGGTGGGTCGAGGGCTGACCAGCGCACACCTGAACCGGGCGGACTCGCAGAGGTGCGGAGCCGGAGCGAGCCCCCGTCCACACCAGCGGTTGGACATGGCGTCGAAGGGCCTGCCGGAGGCGCCAGGGTGGAACTGGACACCGGGGTCCCAGTGTCGCGTCGCGCCCGGGGCACCCTCTCCCCGGCGACTGGGGCGGGGCGTCCAAAAGAGGAGCGCCGCCTCTCCGGTGGGAGGGGCGGCGCTCGGGAAGAGGATTACTCTTCGCTCTTCTCTTCGGTGCTCTCGGCGTCGCCTTCGGTCTCGCCCGCGGCGTCGGCCTTGGCTTCCTCGACGGTGGCGTCGCCTTCGAGGATCGCGGCGGCGGCTTCCTCGCTGATCTCGCCAGCGGCGACCAGACCGGCCACCTGGGCGGCCTGCTGCTCGGCGGCGGCTTCGCCTTCGCTGAGGCGGGGCGGCAGGACGCTGATGACGACCTGCTCGGCGTCACCGGCGAGCTTCACGCCGTCGGGCAGTTTGACCTGACCGGCGGTGACGTGGTCACCGATGTTCAGCTTGGTGACGTCCACGACGAGTTCCTGGGGGATGCGGCGGGGGCCGGGGGCGATGACGCTCAGGTTGTGAATGACGATGTCCACGAGGCCGCCCATGACTTCGCCCTGGCTCTTGCCCTTGGTGTGCACGGGGACGTTCACTTCGACGGGTTCACCGTAGGTGACCATGTAGAAGTCCACGTGGATGGGGGTGCGCTTGCGCTTGTCCATCTGCACGGTCTTGACGAGCGCGGGGAAGGTCTCGCCACCCTCGATGGTGATGTCGAACAGACCGGTGGTGCTGGTCTGGCGGAAGGCGCGGTCGAAGGCCTTCTTGTCGATCGTGAAGGAGACGTTCTTCTCCTTGTTGTAGGCGACGGCGGGGATCAGGCCTTCAGCGAGCTTTTCCTGGCTCTTGCGGGGTTTGGCGTTCAGTTCCATGTGCTCTTTCTCCTTCGGGGACGTTCTTCGCCGCCTCACTCTCGCCGCGCGGTTCCGCTCGGGGCGGGGCGGGGGGCGGGCGTGCAACCGTGACAGCATAGCAAACGCGCGTGCGCGGGTGGAAGGGTTACGGGGGCCTCTGCTAGACTCTGTGGCGTTGCCGCGCGGCCGCCCCACCCAGCGGGTGCGGAGATGGCCCCGGACGGAAGATAAGGAGAAGAACATGATCAGTGTGACTGAACTGCGCAACGGCACGAAAGTGGAGATGGACGGCGGCCTGTGGGAGTGCCTGGAGTACTCGCACCTGAAGATGGGCCGCGGCGGCGCGAAGGTCGTCACGAAGTTCCGCAACATGGAAAGCGGCTCGATCGTGGACCGCACCTTCAACAGCGGCGAGAAGCTGCAGGACATCTACGTGGAAGGCAAGAAGATGCAGTACCTCTACCCCGACGGTGAGGACTACGTGTTCATGGACCTGGACACCTTCGACCAGATCACGCTGGGCAAGACCCTGGTCAGCGACGCCTCGAAGTTCATGAAGGAGAACACCGAGGTGGAAGTCGCGATGTACGGCGAGAAGCCCCTGAGCATCACGCTGCCCAACCAGGTCATCCTGAAGATCGTGCAGACCGACCCCGGCGTGCGCGGCGACACGGTGTCCGGCGGCACGAAGCCCGCCACGCTGGAGACCGGCGCCGTGGTGCAGGTGCCCCTGTTCGTCGAGCAGGACACCAACGTGAAGGTGGACACCCGCACGGGTCAGTACCTCAGCCGCGCGTAAATGACGTGACGTAACGGCGCCGCCCCCGGTTCCTCCGGCGGGCGGCGCACACGTTTTCCCTTGGACTGAGTTCAGTCCGCGCCCGGCGGCCCGGAGTGCCCCTGCACCGCGATTGCCGCTAGACTGGGCGCAGCCAAACGAGCGTTAGGCTGCGGGGTGCATGCCCCTCTCACCCGGCACAGGGCATGATTGGGAGCAGCACCCGCAGAACACCCGAACTTCAAGGAGGGGCCATGAACCCGAACGACCTGAAACAGATTCTCGATGCCCTCACGTACGCCGACGTGCGCGAATTCAGCCTGCGCACCGGCAGCTTCGACCTGAGCCTCAAACGCGGCCCGCAGGCCTTCGCCGCGCCCGCACCCATGCCCACCCCCGGCCCCGCCCCGGTCGCGACCCCCATGCCCGCCCCCGCGTTCGCGCCCATGCCCGCACCCACCATGCCTGCCCCACAGGTGCAGGACAGCGCCCCCGCACAGGCCGCGCCCGCTCCGGCCCCCACGCCCGCCGAGGCGCCTGCCGAGAAGCCCGCCAGCAAGGGCACGCCCGTCAAGGCGCCCATCGTCGGCACCTTCTACGCATCCAGCAGCCCCGACGCCGCCCCCTACGTGAAGGTCGGCGACACCGTGGCCGCCGGGCAGGTACTGTGCATCATCGAGGCGATGAAACTCATGAACGAGATCGAAGCCGAGCAGGGCGGCACCATTCGCGAGATCCTCGTGAAGAACGCCGAACCCGTCGAGTACGGCCAGACCCTCTTCATCATTGAGTAATTGCGGTGAGCCGGAGGCGAACCCGAGCGGACCTGAAAGGCTGCACCGCAGCGCGAGCAGCAACAGGTTCTGAGTCGCGCAGATGAAGGGGTGGGCCGGGCGACGTTCCCGGCTCTCACCGCAAGTCGGAGCGGATCAGAACTCAGCCGACCGAGGTTTGCCTCCCAGCCGCTGGAGGCATGCATGTTCAAGAAGATCCTGATCGCCAACCGTGGCGAGATTGCCCTGCGCGTCATCCGGACGGCGCGGGAGATGGGCGTGAAGACGGTCGTGGTGTACTCCACGGCAGACGAGAAGAGCCTGCCGGTGCTGCTGGCCGACGAGTCGGTGTGCGTGGGTCCGCCCGCGAGCAACCAATCGTACCTGAACATCCCGAACATCCTCTCGGCGGCGCTGATGACGGGCGCCGAGGGCATTCACCCGGGCTACGGCTTCATGGCGGAGAACCCTGACTTCGCGGAGATGTGCCGCGAGCATGGCATCACGTTCATCGGGCCGACGCCCGAGAGCATGCGGGCCCTGGGCAGCAAGGCCGGCGGGCGCGAGATCGCCGCGCTGAGCAACGTGCCGGTCGTGCCGGGCACCGGCGTGCTGGATACGGTGGACGACGCGCTGCTGGCCGCCAAACAGATCGGGTACCCGGTGCTGCTCAAGGCCAGCGCGGGCGGCGGTGGGCGCGGGCAGAAGGTCATCCGCACGCAGGAGGAACTCGCCAAGGGCTTCGCGCAGGCGCAGGAGGAAGCGCGGCTGTACTTCGGTGATCCGGCGATCATCATGGAGAAGTTCCTGGAGGAATTCCGGCACGTCGAGGTGCAGGTCATGGGCGACGGGCAGGGCCACGTCATCCACATCGGCGAGCGCGACTGCTCCATCCAGCGGCGCAACCAGAAGCTGATCGAGGAGGCGCCCAGCACCCTGCCGGATACGCTGCGTCAGGAGATCCTCGCGGCGGGCGTGCGTCTCGCCAAGCACGTGAACTACGCCGGGGCGGGCACGCTGGAATTCATCGTGGACCGCGACGGGAACTACTACTTCATGGAGATGAACACCCGCATCCAGGTGGAGCACTGCGTCTCCGAGGAGATCTCCGGGCTGGACTTCGTGAAGCTGCAGCTGGAGATCGCCGCCGGGTACGGCCTGAAGCTCCAGCAGGAGGACGTGGTGCTGCGCGGGCACGCCATCGAGTGCCGCCTGAACGCCGAGGATCCCGACAAGGACTTCCGCCCGGCCGCCGGGAAGATCGACGACGTGCACTTCGCAGGTGGTCCCGGCGTGCGCGTGGACAGCCACTGCTACACCGGCTACGTGATCCCTCCGCACTACGACAGCCTGATCGGCAAGCTGATCGTGCACCACGACACCCGCGAGCAGGCGATTGCCCGCATGAAGCGCGCGCTGGAAGAGACGGTCATCCAGGGACCGAAGACGACCATTCCGCTGTACGTGAAGATCATGGACAACCCGTTCTACAAGCGCGGGGCGGTCATGACGAACTTCCTGAAGACCCGCATGGAGATGTAAGAGCGTGTTTTAAAAGTGCCTGAATGACAGCGCAGCGGGCCAGGTTCTGGCCCGCTGATGTTGATGAGACGACAACGGTATACCAGCGACCTGACCCGCCAGCAGTTTAAACGCCTCGAACCGTTGTTGCCGACTGGCAAGGCCGGGGGCCGACCCCGCACGGTGGATCTGTATGAGGTGATGTGCGCGATCATGTATGTACTCCAAAACGGCTGCGCCTGGCGCAATCTGCCTCATGATTTCCCAGCCTGGGAGACCGTCTACGGCTACTTCCGACGGTTTCAGTACGACGGCACGTGGGAAGCGGTGAACCGCTTCCTGGTCAGACGTACACGGCGCAAGGCCAAACGCGATCCGGAGCCGAGTGCGGGCAGTATCGACTCCCAGACCGTGCGCTGTGCGCCACAGGCGGGGATACGCGGTGTGGACGCGGGCAAGAAGACCAATGGGCGCAAGCGGCATCTGGTCGTGGACGCCCTTGGACTGCTGCTGGTGGTCTATGTGACGGGGGGTGGCGTGCAGGATCGGGTCGCAGCCCCGATCCTGCTGGGCATCCTCGCCAAACGCCATCCGCGCCTGAAGCACATCTGGGCGGATGGCGGTTACTTAGGTGAAGTGGTGACGTGGGCCGAGAAGGTCCTGGGCTGGGTGGTGGAGATCGTTCACGGCATCAGCGGACAACGAGGCTTCGTTGTCCGCCCACGGCGCTGGGTCGTTGAGCGTAGCTTGGCTTGGCTGACCCGCTGTCGTCGCCTGACCCGAGATTTCGAAGGGCGGCCAGAGACCACCGAAGCGTGGTGCTATCTCGCCAGCATTCGACTCATGTTGCGCCGTCTTGACCCCGCTGCCTAAAGCTTTTAAAACACGCTTTAAGAGCCTATGGCGGATGGTCGGAGGCAGACGGCTGGGGGGCACCCGGCGTCTGCCTCTGCCCGTTTGGGGGCGCGTGATGCGTGGCTCTCGCGCCTGTGTGGCCGGGCGTGGCCGGAGGGGCTGCTGCTGGACGCGCTGAGCCTCTCCCCTGCCCTGGACGTGCTGGATGTGGGCGCGGGGGATGGTCGGCTGCTGCGGGAGCTGGCGCGGCGGGGGCACGCGGGCCGGGTGGTGGGGATCGATCCCACGCCGGGGCCGGGCGTGCAGCCCGCATCAATGGTGGCGTTGCCGTTCCCGGATGCGAGCTTCGCCGTGGTGCTGTTCGTGAGGGTCCTGGCGCACCTGCCCGATCCGGCGCGGGCACTGGCAGAGGCGCGGCGCGTGCTGCGGCCCGGCGGGCAGGTGTGGGACGCCGCGCACGGCCCGGTGCACCTGCGGGCCACCTGGGCGGCGCTGGGCCAGCCCCTCGCGCCGGGGGACACGCTGCCGGAATCCGCGTTGACCGTCACCTGCCCGCTTACGGTGACCGGTGACGACGCCCGCTTCCTGCTGGGCACATACGGGAAAGAGGCGGAGGTTTCCCCCCACCTCTTCCCCGTGCAGGACGCCGCGCAGCTGCTGGTCTGGTCCCTGGCCCCGTGAGGTCAGCTGGCCAGTCGGCGCGCCAGGCGGCCAGTGCCGCCCCCGCGCGGTGGGGCGCATGCTGCGGGCATGCTTCCTGCTGACCTGCATCAGGCGCTGCGGCCCCTGCTTCCGGAACTTCAGACCCAGCTGCTCGGAGGGTGCCGCCCGGACCCGCTGCGGCACCTGGACATTCAGGTGTCCGCGAAACCCAGCGGCACGGTCACGTTGACGGTGCGGGCCGCGCATGACGGGGCGCGCTGGGGCCGCACGGCCAGCGTGGACCTGCACCCGCTGTGGTGCGGGGATCACCTGGAATTGCGGGCGGACGCGCCGGAGTACGCGATCAGCGCCACGTGATACGGAATTCAAGTCAGTCCACGTCATTCCGAGTCGCCCGGTGGCCCCCTCACCCTTCCGTCGCTTCGCTCCTCCCTCTCCTACAGGGGGAGAGGGGACAACGGAACGCGATCACGGTGCACGCAAGTCCATTTCATCCCGTATGACTTCAGCAGCGGGCCGCGACACCCCAGTCGTGGCGGTGTCGCGGCCCCCTGACCTGCTTTACACGGGGTCGGTGGCGGCCAGCCGGTCGAGCACGCCGGGGTCTTCGAGGGTGCTGGTGTCGCCCTGGATGTCCTTGCCCGCGGCGATCTGGCGAAGGAAGCGGCGCATGATCTTCCCGCTGCGGGTCTTGGGGAGCGCGTCGGCGACGTAGATGGCGTCGGGGCGGGCGAGGGCGCCGATTTCACGGCTGACGTGGGCGCGCAGCTCTTTCGGGTCAACCGTGTGGCCGCTCTGGGGCAGGACGAACGCGACGACACTTTCACCTTTCACGTCGTCGGGTTTGCCGACCACGGCGGCCTCGGCGACGCTGGGGTGGGCGACGAGGGCGGATTCGATCTCCATGGTGCCCAGGCGGTGGCCGCTGACGTTCAGGACGTCGTCCACGCGGCCGATGACGGTGACGTACCCGTCGGCGTCACGGCGGGCGCCGTCTCCGGCGAAGTACACGCCGTCGATCTCGCCCCAGTAAGTCTTGCGGTAACGGTCGTCGTCGCCGTAGACGGTGCGCAGCATGCTGGGCCAGGGGCGTTTGATGACGAGCAGGCCGCCCTCGTCGGGCCCGAGTTCCTCGCCCTGGTGGGTCATGATGGCGGGGTCCACGCCGAACATGGGGAGGCCCGCGCTGCCGGGTTTGCTGGCGTGCGCGCCGGGCAGGGTGGTGAGCATGATGCTGCCGGTCTCGGTCTGCCACCAGGTGTCCACGACGGGGCAGCGCTCGCCGCCGATGGTGCGCCAGTACCACATCCACGCTTCGGGGTTGATGGGCTCCCCGACCGAGCCCAGCAGGCGCAGGCTGCTCAGGTCGTACGCGGCGGGGATGGCGTCGCCCTGGCGCATGAAGGAGCGGATGGCGGTGGGCGCGGTGTACAGGATCGTGACGCGGTGCTTCTGGATCAGGTGCCAGAAGCGGCCCCAGTCGGGGTGGTTGGGCGCGCCCTCGTACATGAGGACGGTCGCGCCGTTCAGAAGGGGACCGTACACGCTGTAGCTGTGGCCGGTGATCCAGCCGACGTCGGCGGTGCACCAGTAGATGTCGTCGTCTTTCAGGTCGAAGACGGTCTGGGTGGTGAGGTACGTGCCGATCATGTACCCGCCGGTGGTGTGCTGCACGCCCTTGGGTTTGCCGGTGCTGCCCGACGTGTACAGCACGAACAGGGGGTGTTCGCTGTCCACGGGCAGGGCGTCGTGCTCGTCGCTGGCGGCGTTCAGGGCGTCGTGCCACCAGACGTCGCGGCCCTCCTGCATGGGGGCGTCACAGTCGGCGCGGCACACCACGAGGATCTTCTCGAGGCTGGGGGTGAGTGTGGCGGCCTCGTCGGCGTTCGCCTTGAGGTTCACCAGGGAACCGCGCCGCTGCCCGGCGTCGGCGGTGATCAGGACCTTGCTCTGGGCGTCGTTGATCCGGTCGGCCAGGGCGCTGACCGAGAACCCGCCGAACACGACGGAGTGCACGGCGCCGATGCGGGCGCAGGCGAGCATGGCGATCGCCGCCTCGGGCGTCAGGGGCAGGTAGAGGGTGACGCGGTCGCCGGCCTGCACGCCCAGATCGCGCAGGGCGTTCGCGGCCCGCTTCACCTCGCGCAGGAGTTCGGCGTAGGTGTAGGTGCGGACCTCACCGTCCTCGGCCTCCCAGATGATCGCCGTCTTGCCCCCCAGGCCGCGCGCCACGTTGCGGTCCAGGGCGTTGAAGGCGACGTTCGTCTGGCCACCCACGAACCACTGCGCGTGGGGGGGCTGCCAGTCGAGCACCTGCGTCCACGGGGTGAACCAGTGGAGTTCGCCGGCCACCCCGGACCAGAAGGTGTCGGGGTCGTCGAGGCTCTGGTGGTAGCGGCGCTCGTAGTCCTCGCGGGTGACGCGGGCCTGCGCGCGGAAGTCGTCGGCCGGTGCGATCACTCGGTTCTCGTGGAGCATCGCGTCGATGTGATCGCTGGCCTGGGTGGGGGTCTGGGTCATGGGACACCTCCGGGTGAGGGGCTGGGGCCGCCGGTGTGGCCCCGGGCGCAGGGTTGGGCTGTGTGTGGCCTTCACTGTACTCGCGCGAAGGTGGGATTCCGGGTGGGCTGACTGCGCGGGTACCGCGGCGGTACTGCACCCGGTTCAAGCGGTCAGGTTCGGCCTTGACACGGGAAAGCGCTATTGCGGAAAATCAACGCATGACCACGATCAGCAACCCATCTGACGTCACGGCCGAGCAGGCCGCCGGACGGCTGGCCCGGCAGATCACGGCCGAGCGGGAGGCGCGCGGCTGGACGCAGGCGACCCTCGCGGGGCGCGCCGGGGTGTCGAAGGCCGCCGTGAGCCGTATCGAGCGCGGCGAGATGAGCCCCACTGCCGTCACGCTGCTGCGCCTCGCCGGGGCGTTCGACCTGACCCTGGCAGGGCTGCTCCTGCGCGCCGAGGGGGCCGGGGCGCGCGAGCACGAACGCCTGTCGCGCGCCGCGCAGCAGCCCGAGTGGCGTGACCCTGACACCGGGTACACCCGCCGCCAACTGTTCGCCGCGCCCACGCACCCGCTGGAGGCCGTGCAGGTCACCCTCCCGGCCGGGGCGAGCGTGACGCTGCCCGCCAGTTCGTACGCGCACATTGCGCAGGTGCTGTGGGTGCAGTCGGGTGAACTGCGCCTGACCGAGCGCCGCACGCCGGACCTCACCTGGATGCTGGCGGCGGGCGACTGCCTGGGCTTTGGCCCGCCCTGCGACGTGACCTTCGAGAATCCTGGCACTCAGCCCTGCATGTACGCCGTCTTTCTCGCCCGGAGGTAAGCCATGACCGACGCCGTCCGTATTGAACCGCTGTGTGCCACCCCCGAGACCCTGGCCGCCCTGAGCGACCTGCTGATCGCCACCGTCGCCGCCGGGGGGTCCGTGAGCTTCATGCATCCCCTTGACCCGGCGCAGGCCCGCGCGTTCTGGGCGGGCTCGCTGGCCGCCGCCGCGCGTGGCGAACGCGTCGTGCTGGGCGCGTGGCAGGGCACGAGGCTGCTCTCGACCGTCACGCTGATCCTCGACTGCCCGCCCAACCAGCCGCACCGCGCCGAGATCGCCAAGATGATGACCGCGCCGGGCGCGCGCGGGCAGGGACTGGCCCTGACCCTGCTGCGCGAGGCCGAGGCCCTGGCCCGCACGCACGGGCGCACGCTGCTCGTGCTGGACACCGCCAGCGAGGGCGGCGCGTCGGGCCTGTACGAGCGCGCTGGGTACGTGTTCGCCGGGGAGATCCCCGATTACGCCCTGAAACCCCACGGGGGCCTGACCGGCACGCGCCTGTACTACCGGCGGCTCTGAGCAAGGACGAGCGCCCGCTTCTCCGCCCAGTCATGCCGCCCCCCCTTTGCGGCCCCGGCGCCCAGCCCGTACTGTGGATC from Deinococcus soli (ex Cha et al. 2016) encodes the following:
- a CDS encoding 50S ribosomal protein L25/general stress protein Ctc, whose protein sequence is MELNAKPRKSQEKLAEGLIPAVAYNKEKNVSFTIDKKAFDRAFRQTSTTGLFDITIEGGETFPALVKTVQMDKRKRTPIHVDFYMVTYGEPVEVNVPVHTKGKSQGEVMGGLVDIVIHNLSVIAPGPRRIPQELVVDVTKLNIGDHVTAGQVKLPDGVKLAGDAEQVVISVLPPRLSEGEAAAEQQAAQVAGLVAAGEISEEAAAAILEGDATVEEAKADAAGETEGDAESTEEKSEE
- the efp gene encoding elongation factor P — its product is MISVTELRNGTKVEMDGGLWECLEYSHLKMGRGGAKVVTKFRNMESGSIVDRTFNSGEKLQDIYVEGKKMQYLYPDGEDYVFMDLDTFDQITLGKTLVSDASKFMKENTEVEVAMYGEKPLSITLPNQVILKIVQTDPGVRGDTVSGGTKPATLETGAVVQVPLFVEQDTNVKVDTRTGQYLSRA
- the accB gene encoding acetyl-CoA carboxylase biotin carboxyl carrier protein yields the protein MNPNDLKQILDALTYADVREFSLRTGSFDLSLKRGPQAFAAPAPMPTPGPAPVATPMPAPAFAPMPAPTMPAPQVQDSAPAQAAPAPAPTPAEAPAEKPASKGTPVKAPIVGTFYASSSPDAAPYVKVGDTVAAGQVLCIIEAMKLMNEIEAEQGGTIREILVKNAEPVEYGQTLFIIE
- the accC gene encoding acetyl-CoA carboxylase biotin carboxylase subunit, with amino-acid sequence MFKKILIANRGEIALRVIRTAREMGVKTVVVYSTADEKSLPVLLADESVCVGPPASNQSYLNIPNILSAALMTGAEGIHPGYGFMAENPDFAEMCREHGITFIGPTPESMRALGSKAGGREIAALSNVPVVPGTGVLDTVDDALLAAKQIGYPVLLKASAGGGGRGQKVIRTQEELAKGFAQAQEEARLYFGDPAIIMEKFLEEFRHVEVQVMGDGQGHVIHIGERDCSIQRRNQKLIEEAPSTLPDTLRQEILAAGVRLAKHVNYAGAGTLEFIVDRDGNYYFMEMNTRIQVEHCVSEEISGLDFVKLQLEIAAGYGLKLQQEDVVLRGHAIECRLNAEDPDKDFRPAAGKIDDVHFAGGPGVRVDSHCYTGYVIPPHYDSLIGKLIVHHDTREQAIARMKRALEETVIQGPKTTIPLYVKIMDNPFYKRGAVMTNFLKTRMEM
- a CDS encoding IS5 family transposase, which encodes MRRQRYTSDLTRQQFKRLEPLLPTGKAGGRPRTVDLYEVMCAIMYVLQNGCAWRNLPHDFPAWETVYGYFRRFQYDGTWEAVNRFLVRRTRRKAKRDPEPSAGSIDSQTVRCAPQAGIRGVDAGKKTNGRKRHLVVDALGLLLVVYVTGGGVQDRVAAPILLGILAKRHPRLKHIWADGGYLGEVVTWAEKVLGWVVEIVHGISGQRGFVVRPRRWVVERSLAWLTRCRRLTRDFEGRPETTEAWCYLASIRLMLRRLDPAA
- a CDS encoding class I SAM-dependent methyltransferase; the encoded protein is MGARDAWLSRLCGRAWPEGLLLDALSLSPALDVLDVGAGDGRLLRELARRGHAGRVVGIDPTPGPGVQPASMVALPFPDASFAVVLFVRVLAHLPDPARALAEARRVLRPGGQVWDAAHGPVHLRATWAALGQPLAPGDTLPESALTVTCPLTVTGDDARFLLGTYGKEAEVSPHLFPVQDAAQLLVWSLAP
- the acs gene encoding acetate--CoA ligase — translated: MTQTPTQASDHIDAMLHENRVIAPADDFRAQARVTREDYERRYHQSLDDPDTFWSGVAGELHWFTPWTQVLDWQPPHAQWFVGGQTNVAFNALDRNVARGLGGKTAIIWEAEDGEVRTYTYAELLREVKRAANALRDLGVQAGDRVTLYLPLTPEAAIAMLACARIGAVHSVVFGGFSVSALADRINDAQSKVLITADAGQRRGSLVNLKANADEAATLTPSLEKILVVCRADCDAPMQEGRDVWWHDALNAASDEHDALPVDSEHPLFVLYTSGSTGKPKGVQHTTGGYMIGTYLTTQTVFDLKDDDIYWCTADVGWITGHSYSVYGPLLNGATVLMYEGAPNHPDWGRFWHLIQKHRVTILYTAPTAIRSFMRQGDAIPAAYDLSSLRLLGSVGEPINPEAWMWYWRTIGGERCPVVDTWWQTETGSIMLTTLPGAHASKPGSAGLPMFGVDPAIMTHQGEELGPDEGGLLVIKRPWPSMLRTVYGDDDRYRKTYWGEIDGVYFAGDGARRDADGYVTVIGRVDDVLNVSGHRLGTMEIESALVAHPSVAEAAVVGKPDDVKGESVVAFVLPQSGHTVDPKELRAHVSREIGALARPDAIYVADALPKTRSGKIMRRFLRQIAAGKDIQGDTSTLEDPGVLDRLAATDPV
- a CDS encoding helix-turn-helix domain-containing protein, which translates into the protein MTTISNPSDVTAEQAAGRLARQITAEREARGWTQATLAGRAGVSKAAVSRIERGEMSPTAVTLLRLAGAFDLTLAGLLLRAEGAGAREHERLSRAAQQPEWRDPDTGYTRRQLFAAPTHPLEAVQVTLPAGASVTLPASSYAHIAQVLWVQSGELRLTERRTPDLTWMLAAGDCLGFGPPCDVTFENPGTQPCMYAVFLARR
- a CDS encoding GNAT family N-acetyltransferase; its protein translation is MTDAVRIEPLCATPETLAALSDLLIATVAAGGSVSFMHPLDPAQARAFWAGSLAAAARGERVVLGAWQGTRLLSTVTLILDCPPNQPHRAEIAKMMTAPGARGQGLALTLLREAEALARTHGRTLLVLDTASEGGASGLYERAGYVFAGEIPDYALKPHGGLTGTRLYYRRL